AACTGAAAGCACAACAAACAAACCAACAAGTACAATGGATGGAAGGTAGCTTGTGAAACTAAAGATGCATGGAACGACCGCTACAACATTAATTGAGTATCAAAACTGTTTGGTTCTACAGTCCTTCGTTTACTTGCTCATATTTTGGATCTGTTTCTTGTACGAGctaaatttctctttttttctcctTCTCCATACGCTTTCGTTTGGCATTCTTCTCCTCAGTGAGTTCGCTTTGAGCGCATGTGTTCTGTTCCTTCCCCTCAGTGAATCTAGGCCTTTTGTGTTCCAGTCTGTTCTCCTCATTGACTTCACTTCGAGGCCTTTTGTTATCCAGATTGCTTTCTCCTTTGTTTGCTTGCTGCTCATTCTTCGCTCTCTCCCTTCTGTTAGCCTTATATCTCCCTCTTTTCTCCTTTTCCTTACGCTTTCTGATTGCTGTCTTCTCCTCCTCGGTGACTTCACTTTGATGGATTCTGTTTTTCTTCAACGCTAATTCACTCTGAGGGTGTTTCCTCTGCACCGCACTCCCTCGGGGTGATGGGACATTTCTCGACACCTGATTGTTGTGGAATATAGTATTCGGACACAATGCTGGTTCGGAGTTGATGTGCGTATTATCCGGTTGGGAACTTATCGTCTGTAACACAAGTCTGTGCGCTGCCTTCCTAAGCCTATCCCCCGAAATGGATCCTTTTGGGTTGTACCTGCAGACAGTGAGAAAACAGATTTAACACAAAAAAGGTCTTCCAAACCTTTGGATACcacaaaaaaattcataatCTTCACCTCTTGATTTTTATAATCTTTGCAGGAGCTCGTCTTCGATCACCATCTTCATGCCATAGATTAGCTCCACCTTTCAAATCCGCTAGTTGTACAGTCTGTGATGTGATCGCGATAAATAAAGAACACTCTGTAACCACTAAGTCGCAAAAAACAAGTAGGCTATGTTTTTGGCaggctttctttatttttcaccACAACGTCAAACACAAAATCAGAAGCCAAGTAGATGAAAATAGTAATAATCAACTATACCTTTTTAGGCAACACCACTCCTGGAGGTGGACGAGCAATGTCGCTTCCTCTAAGATCATCTGGAAGTTTGTATATGGCACAACTGTACAAAAAAAAGTGTTGATTTGATATATAACTCGAGAGGCCTAAAAATGACAAAACCGAAATTCGTGAGAAAAGGGGGCTTACATCACTTGATTGGCTAATACATCTTCCATCCCCTCGATGGGGGAGCTGAAGCATGAAGGCTGACTATCTCCACCACATAAAGCCAAGTAACCATTCATCCCTTCACTGCAGTTCTCAATAAATTagccccccttttttttttataacaaaactaggaacaaaaaatcaaatcactaACTTAACCCCTACAATTATTACCAACCGAATCAACCATTCTCAAGATCTATACACAAACCTTAGTCCAGGGTCAATTTTTTCCGTAACTGCTGCTCGTTCTTTGTTGCTCAATTTAATAGTACGGCTACTAAGAGAACGGATGAGCTCAGCAAGCGGATGAGATGAAACCACAAAGAGCATGTCAGACAACACACTGTTTCTTCGAACTTCTTCGttctgaaaaaaattaaatacaagGAAATCAAGGTTTCATGTGATTCGTATACAGAAATAAACACGAAAGTTAATATCTATGCATGAGACAGGCAGTACCGTCAGTGAGTGCTCTACTTTTGCGGCTGCATCCAGAAGACGCTgttcttctataaaaggcagtTTTGCTATACCCTTTACAAGGAAAGATAGAAAATATGCATTATTACATCTAACTTTAGAAATAGTGTCTGCCTTAATAAGCTTAAAAGACGATCAAACCTGCCAAGAATAGCGCTTTCCATTCATGTCAATCTCAAAATCTGCACAccgaaaaaaaaaggaaaatgagaGACATGGATTGGACAATACCACAATGAACAAGACTAATTCTgcagaaaaaaaacacataccGGGAGGATAAAACTCAGCTATAGGTGAACTTGGATCTGTCATCAGTTTCCTAAAACATTCTGGGAGAGCATGTGCACTGACATAGGAATCTAGTGAGGCAACCAGTGACGGCAGGCAGAGAAAGATGATGAACACTTAGAAATACAGATAGAATTACCTTGCAGATGGAAGAACTGCCAGAAGCTGATTGAATGGTTTAAATGGGGAACCTAGTTCGAACTTAATATCTAGCTTATCAAGGAACTTGAGATCAGATGCGAAAGGTGCATAATGATAAGGataaaacctgcaaaacaaacaATAGGGAGTAAGGCAAAGTAGGAATCAGTTGGCTCATTTCTGCTAAAGTTGCTATTAATTACTAGGGCCATCTTGCCTCTAGGACAAAGTTATTGTGGAattaaatcatgttcctacccGATGTAAGCAAAACTTGAAACATCTCAGCTGAAAATACTAGAGATTATGTTTAAGTAGAAGATGGATGGAAACAATATGAAGCCCGGAAAACATTGTATATTGAACAGTCTACTAAAACTTGAAGCATGATGCGAACGAGCATTACAATCctaaaacaatatattgtttatcTAGGCGCAATAATATTACAAGAAACGAACAGGGAAAATAGTGAAATATgaaaagtatattatatatgtacgAGGATGACAGGAAACTGACCAATTCCATGAACAAACACCATGATAATAGTAATGCATTATCCAACAAAGACCTTCTGTATACTTCAAAACCTGGCCAATAATAACAAAACAGTAAATTTGTGCATTCAAAGTTGACGTAAGCGTAATTTATATACCATCAAATTACAGGCATGAGGAAACTCACAACATCTCTGCGTATTTGTTCCATTTCCTCTATAGTCTTAGCTATGAACTTCTCCTCGTAGTATCTCTCCCTCCATCCTTGTACACCTAGCCTCACCTGATCATACAACAGCCATGTCAAATAGCCAGCGTAATTAAACAGATGTGAAAAACAAGCTCACGAAATTTAAGCATTTATGCAGCTGAAAAAATGACCTTATCTTCTTCGCCTTTCCCTGAAATGAACCCATCTGATTTTTCCCGCAAAAGTTTCTTAAGCTTAAACTTCAATTCTTCTCTGTTATCTACTTCCTGAAAATCCAGAGTGTATTTAATACAATTCAAACGAAAAAGTAAAGATGAAGTCCCTAATTATCACCAAGCAAAAAAAACAGCATAACTTGACAGTTTCCCAAAACTTGAAATGGAGAAAGAGAAAATAGTTTACACTTAACAAACAAAGGTTATAATCAATCACACAAATCAACTACAATCCAACCAAAAGGCACAAAGATAGAAGAATATTCTGTCGAGAAACTAAAAGTTTATTGAAATTCATAATCCGGTGACTTACTTCTTGGATGTTATACTCTGTTTCCACACTAGTGTTATCGTCAAGAGACGGACGCAATGAATCGGACACTTCAACTAGAGAATCTAGTTGCACAACCGGGTCATAGTTACAATTTCTGCTCGATTTAGCTCGGTCACGACTAAACCTTTCCGATTGCCTCTGTAACAGATATCACAATAACTGCATCATTGAAATACTAAACCATGCAAATTTATCAGAATCATGTTTTCTAAGCTTTCATTTTTGGTGGATGATCAAAGGGGTGTAGTACAAGGTAGTGCAGAGAAGTTATTAACCCATGCAGAGAGAGGCCAATGGCACGTTTTCAGAAAGAAAAGAGCTGGATACACTAccttattattaaaaaatacaatttctCTCCACAACAGGCGTGTAATACTAGGTAGCGATGCAAAATGGCAGTATTTTAAGACAGGGTTACTAGCGTTTCAAAACATTCACTTCGTTTAAGCATTTGCTTAAGGTTATCTTAAGCAAGTCCTCTGAACAAGTACATTCACTGGCCTCGAAGTGCACAGCGATATTTCTAATCTTATAGCTTCCATCAGGATATGATACCTTAGAATGAAAGAAAATGcggataactaaattatagaAAGAGATTAACCTGATGGTTTTGTGCTCTtctttgaaatatattattttcatagaGTCCAACGGCCTGGATAAAATGCTCCACATTCTTTAAATTCAGCTGAAAGTTGGAATAAGAAAGTTTTAAAAGATAATTCGATAGCCACATCAAGTAGGATGAAAAATGTTTAAGCAATGCACCTTGCTTCCATTGCTTAAGTAACTTGTACTTGATCCAAATTCCTTCTTGTACACGGACATAAGTAATTCTATAGCACCCTGCAAGACAGAAAATTTATTGACACATCAATTATAGACTTTCAAACTTGTCAAGCTGTTCTAAGCAGGCTCATCGTCGTTCATTGACCCATCAATTATATTGAAAGAAAGACTGAGTAAATATGTAGTAAGC
This genomic interval from Brassica napus cultivar Da-Ae chromosome A6, Da-Ae, whole genome shotgun sequence contains the following:
- the LOC106349525 gene encoding 5'-3' exoribonuclease 2 isoform X3, which translates into the protein MGVPSFYRWLIERYPLILQDAIEEEALDVKVPVDTSKPNPNGGGVEYENLYLDMNGIIHPCFHPEDRASPTTFSEVFQCMFDYIDRLFLMVRPRKLLFLAIDGVAPRAKMNQQRSRRFRAAKDAAEAAAEEERLRQEFESEGKRLPPKLDSQVFDSNVITPGTEFMSTLSFALQYYIHVRLNSDPGWKNIKVILSDANVPGEGEHKIMSYIRLQKNHPGYNPNACHCLYGLDADLIMLALATHEVHISILREVVFTPGQQDKCFLCGQLGHRAADCEGKTGDLSDKAESDVVAKKPYQFVNIWTLREYLEHDMQIPNSQLQKNLDRIIDDFIFICFFVGNDFLPHMPTLEIREGAIELLMSVYKKEFGSSTSYLSNGSKLNLKNVEHFIQAVGLYENNIFQRRAQNHQRQSERFSRDRAKSSRNCNYDPVVQLDSLVEVSDSLRPSLDDNTSVETEYNIQEEVDNREELKFKLKKLLREKSDGFISGKGEEDKVRLGVQGWRERYYEEKFIAKTIEEMEQIRRDVVLKYTEGLCWIMHYYYHGVCSWNWFYPYHYAPFASDLKFLDKLDIKFELGSPFKPFNQLLAVLPSASAHALPECFRKLMTDPSSPIAEFYPPDFEIDMNGKRYSWQGIAKLPFIEEQRLLDAAAKVEHSLTNEEVRRNSVLSDMLFVVSSHPLAELIRSLSSRTIKLSNKERAAVTEKIDPGLSEGMNGYLALCGGDSQPSCFSSPIEGMEDVLANQVICAIYKLPDDLRGSDIARPPPGVVLPKKTVQLADLKGGANLWHEDGDRRRAPAKIIKIKRYNPKGSISGDRLRKAAHRLVLQTISSQPDNTHINSEPALCPNTIFHNNQVSRNVPSPRGSAVQRKHPQSELALKKNRIHQSEVTEEEKTAIRKRKEKEKRGRYKANRRERAKNEQQANKGESNLDNKRPRSEVNEENRLEHKRPRFTEGKEQNTCAQSELTEEKNAKRKRMEKEKKREI
- the LOC106349525 gene encoding 5'-3' exoribonuclease 2 isoform X2, encoding MGVPSFYRWLIERYPLILQDAIEEEALDVKVPVDTSKPNPNGGGVEYENLYLDMNGIIHPCFHPEDRASPTTFSEVFQCMFDYIDRLFLMVRPRKLLFLAIDGVAPRAKMNQQRSRRFRAAKDAAEAAAEEERLRQEFESEGKRLPPKLDSQVFDSNVITPGTEFMSTLSFALQYYIHVRLNSDPGWKNIKVILSDANVPGEGEHKIMSYIRLQKNHPGYNPNACHCLYGLDADLIMLALATHEVHISILREVVFTPGQQDKCFLCGQLGHRAADCEGKTGDLSDKAESDVVAKKPYQFVNIWTLREYLEHDMQIPNSQLQKNLDRIIDDFIFICFFVGNDFLPHMPTLEIREGAIELLMSVYKKEFGSSTSYLSNGSKRQSERFSRDRAKSSRNCNYDPVVQLDSLVEVSDSLRPSLDDNTSVETEYNIQEEVDNREELKFKLKKLLREKSDGFISGKGEEDKVRLGVQGWRERYYEEKFIAKTIEEMEQIRRDVVLKYTEGLCWIMHYYYHGVCSWNWFYPYHYAPFASDLKFLDKLDIKFELGSPFKPFNQLLAVLPSASAHALPECFRKLMTDPSSPIAEFYPPGMCFFSAELVLFIVVLSNPCLSFSFFFRCADFEIDMNGKRYSWQGIAKLPFIEEQRLLDAAAKVEHSLTNEEVRRNSVLSDMLFVVSSHPLAELIRSLSSRTIKLSNKERAAVTEKIDPGLSEGMNGYLALCGGDSQPSCFSSPIEGMEDVLANQVICAIYKLPDDLRGSDIARPPPGVVLPKKTVQLADLKGGANLWHEDGDRRRAPAKIIKIKRYNPKGSISGDRLRKAAHRLVLQTISSQPDNTHINSEPALCPNTIFHNNQVSRNVPSPRGSAVQRKHPQSELALKKNRIHQSEVTEEEKTAIRKRKEKEKRGRYKANRRERAKNEQQANKGESNLDNKRPRSEVNEENRLEHKRPRFTEGKEQNTCAQSELTEEKNAKRKRMEKEKKREI
- the LOC106349525 gene encoding 5'-3' exoribonuclease 2 isoform X1, giving the protein MGVPSFYRWLIERYPLILQDAIEEEALDVKVPVDTSKPNPNGGGVEYENLYLDMNGIIHPCFHPEDRASPTTFSEVFQCMFDYIDRLFLMVRPRKLLFLAIDGVAPRAKMNQQRSRRFRAAKDAAEAAAEEERLRQEFESEGKRLPPKLDSQVFDSNVITPGTEFMSTLSFALQYYIHVRLNSDPGWKNIKVILSDANVPGEGEHKIMSYIRLQKNHPGYNPNACHCLYGLDADLIMLALATHEVHISILREVVFTPGQQDKCFLCGQLGHRAADCEGKTGDLSDKAESDVVAKKPYQFVNIWTLREYLEHDMQIPNSQLQKNLDRIIDDFIFICFFVGNDFLPHMPTLEIREGAIELLMSVYKKEFGSSTSYLSNGSKLNLKNVEHFIQAVGLYENNIFQRRAQNHQRQSERFSRDRAKSSRNCNYDPVVQLDSLVEVSDSLRPSLDDNTSVETEYNIQEEVDNREELKFKLKKLLREKSDGFISGKGEEDKVRLGVQGWRERYYEEKFIAKTIEEMEQIRRDVVLKYTEGLCWIMHYYYHGVCSWNWFYPYHYAPFASDLKFLDKLDIKFELGSPFKPFNQLLAVLPSASAHALPECFRKLMTDPSSPIAEFYPPGMCFFSAELVLFIVVLSNPCLSFSFFFRCADFEIDMNGKRYSWQGIAKLPFIEEQRLLDAAAKVEHSLTNEEVRRNSVLSDMLFVVSSHPLAELIRSLSSRTIKLSNKERAAVTEKIDPGLSEGMNGYLALCGGDSQPSCFSSPIEGMEDVLANQVICAIYKLPDDLRGSDIARPPPGVVLPKKTVQLADLKGGANLWHEDGDRRRAPAKIIKIKRYNPKGSISGDRLRKAAHRLVLQTISSQPDNTHINSEPALCPNTIFHNNQVSRNVPSPRGSAVQRKHPQSELALKKNRIHQSEVTEEEKTAIRKRKEKEKRGRYKANRRERAKNEQQANKGESNLDNKRPRSEVNEENRLEHKRPRFTEGKEQNTCAQSELTEEKNAKRKRMEKEKKREI